From Chaetodon trifascialis isolate fChaTrf1 chromosome 24, fChaTrf1.hap1, whole genome shotgun sequence:
TCCCTTAAGTCTGACTGGACTCTGAATGTTAAGCTTCAGTTTGTCTGAAGAAGAGAAACGAGCGCGGCGCTCTGAAAGCCTCGGGTTGATATTTTATAGCTTTCTTTCTGTACTATCTCATCTATCTGATTAATGGGAATCATATCGTGGTTCTGAAAAAGTATTGAAGTgttaaaagctttattttttggcattttggagATGAACATAGTTTATCTGGAGGCACATGTTCGATGCTGCCCTCTCAGCATTCTGTCAGGGTGAAAACAGCCTGACAAAGACCCCagtgtcttcctcctcctcctcctcctcctcctcctcctcctcctcctcctcctcctcttcttctctcccatTCCCCATGAGCAGcttctgtccaatcagagcaggTGACAGCAGCTCCACATGGTTTTATAAGCGGAGCAGCCATTCGCTGTCAGCCTTATGCAACCTGCTCGGCGAGCatctgaggaggtgtgaggacGCCTCGGCCTGCTGGCGCCGGCGCTCGTGCCTCATCTCCCAGAGCCGTGCGGGTGTTTGTGGGTGAGAGCCGCCGCAAATAACGTTCATCTGCACAAGTCACGAAACGGCGCTGTTGTTGTGATCTGTTGAGTCAGCTGTGAGTCGCCATCTTCCACTGAAGAACGTCCTGGGAACGTTTCCCGCGAGTTTCGGTTGTATCCTCGCTGTCAGTCAGGTCGAACAGAGAGTGAGATCTTCTGTGAAAATGGAGACTTTTTTTGTTCAGCACATGGTCGCTCCCTCGCTGCCACAGCTCCACagcttcatcagctgatcatcacATTCACCACAAATCACTGTTTCCCAaagctgtttgtgtgagaaACACAAAGGTTTGTTCACGGCGAAGAAGAGGACAACATGCTCTTCATGCTGTTTCCAGTTCATTTGAAAAGACTTCACTGTCGTAACTATGTGAGACTGTGAATCTGCTGCTGGATGgactttgttacctttggaccaAGCCGGgctctccagtctttatgctaagctaagctaaccagctgctggcttaCCATCCAGACATGACAGTGCCATCAGTCCTGTCTCCGCCTGGTTCAGTCCTGTCTCCGTCTGGTTCAGTCTGTCTCCGCCTGGTTCAGTCCTGTCTCCGTCTGGTTCAGTCCTGTCTCCGTCTGGTTCAGTCTGTCTCCGCCTGGTTCAGTCCTGTCTCCGTCTGGTTCAGTCTGTCTCTTCAGAGCAAGTTCGTCCTGCTTTGATTTTGTCtcacagagaagagaaacagcTTTAGGTCTTTTCAGTCGTGCAGACACAAGACTCTTTAAGGTGGATGTGGAAAGTAGTCCACATATTCTTACGAAAGGCCAAACTCCCGTCTGCACGCTGCAGGGTTAGAGGCTAAAAACTGGGGAAATTCCAGCCCTTCCATTTGGGAATGCGCGGCGTTCCCTGGAAAGCAGAATTCCTGTCATGGCCTCTTCATTGCCACTGTTCTCAGATCAGCTCTGTCATGTCGTGTCTTAGCCCATCTGACCTGCCTCTTGTCAATGTTTGTGTCTGACGGGGACACGTGACgacacacaccattcacacacacacacacacacacacacacacacacacacacacacacacacacacacacacacacacacacacactgacgctgCCGCCGCCGGCCGCGTCCTCCCCTGCGCACGGTCACGTTTCCTCTGCAGCCCCGGACACAATTGATTGGCGCGTGCAGAAGGACGCCGGCGGACGTGCCAGGCTATCGGCATGGAAACCGGTGACACACTCTGTCCTCCGCTGCGAGCGGCTTCCTCCCAGCTCGTCGTGAACGGCCCGTTTCTGGCAGCCCGTCACCTCGGATGGCTCCCGGACAACGCTGATAGAGGTCTGTCTGCGTCGTGCGCTCTGCTCATTTCTCATCAAGCTGCCGGCGTGCAGACTCTGAGAGGCTGAGGATGAGGACGCGGTGAGCCTCGGTCAGACCGGCAGATCTCAGGTCAGTGATGGAGACGGAGCAGGTTTCTGCTGCGCTTCAGGGCTTCAGACCAGACTGAGCAGCAAGTCCACATCCAGAAAATCAGCTTTCAGTGGAGTTTGGACTCTTTTTAAATCGATGACCCTCCACACGTTTGAAGAGTTCTGTTAGTTGTTGAGCGGCTTtagtttctgtattttgtgttcctgttattttaaGTAGTTTTGCATAAAATCTGCTCAGAAAAATCATCATTTCTTCAGTTCAGGCTCAGTTAATGTGATTCATAAACGTCGTCACTGTGTCATAAAGTTAAAGCTGGCGtctgaaaatgttcagtttatCAGAGATAATCAGTCAAATGATTAATGCGTtgatcatttcagcagcaggactgaTTCCAAATCAGACTTAAATATAAtgtttattgttcatttttagCTTTCTGGGATTCTGTACACATTTTCCACACAGTGATGTCAACATCGTTCACGCTCATCAAATGAGTAAATAAACAGATGGTTCAGGACTGTCCGACCTGAAGGAAACTTTCTGTGGGCTTACTGAGAAACTAGTTGTTGGATTCATGAGTAATGGAAGCAGGTGTTTTGTCCGTCCTTTGAAGGGGGGGGTCTGACAGTGATGGCTGTCAGAAGAAAGGCCAGCTgaacttttctttcctttgtttgaGGAGCGTTTTCCTCGTCCGCAGCGCAGAAATGCTTTTGATTCTTGCCTGTTTTGAATCGATGCCAGTACGAAGTGATTTGGaaaggagctgcagcacagtgagtGATGCATTACGAGGCCGTTACGCAACACGGCATGGTGGGAAGGCCGCCGgcgtttttctttttcctctcgtTTGGctttatttctccctctccagTTTTTCCTGCTCACACggtctcagtgtttgtttgtgtggcgCATCGTGAGTCAGTGTGTTAAATATGACGTCTCTGAACTCCAAACTTTTCAGTTTTACACGTTTTCCAGGTTATTCATGGTGTAAATTTCTGAGGATTTCTGAAGAAATCTGCCATTTTTAGGGGCATTATTCTCACATTTAGTTTGATGCTTTGTAGACACCTTGAATAACCCGAAAGCACCGATGTAACTAATTACTTTTTCATATTAAAGTTACAGTTACTGGAATTTAAATGGGCTCGCCAGCTACGCGGTGAATGGTGAACgcagagcaaacagaaacatgcagtgaGTGTCAAACTAAACTCTGCTCCTCTTCACTGAGTCACTGCTTgatttttgtcctctttgtaCCTTTTGTAGTCTTTAGGCTGGAACTTGCATCTCCCAGCTGCACCTGAACATGTCACTCAGACACCTTCGCATGCCTGCTGCATGTGCGACTTGTTTCTGGTGCAGCTGGTCCAGGAACAGTCACACTGGCGTCTGGCGTCTGGTTGAGTCGAGGCCTTGGCGTCAGTCACGACTGCGACACACACGCTCACGTTGTGCGTTGTCGTCGTGACACATGGACACTTGTTGCGTCGCACAGATGGTCTCATGATCTTTTTTTGACTCTGCAGAGTTGTTGTTTTTCGGGAACGTTGGTTTTCAAGAATAGAATGCACCGAGTACACTTTGGACTGTTTTAGTTGCCTACAAGTACACTGAAGTGTACTCAAGTCGTCCCtgagtaccacttgagtaataGTTGAGTATGCGTCATActtcatttgtacattttttaataCTGCTTCGTTTGAGGAGATAAAAGCAGCTCTGACCTCAAAATCTgacatcagcagaaaaacaacatgtgaaGGTGAAGGtagtgatgatgaagaagaggagggttcagctgtgctgctgataACTGGTCTCAGATCAGTTCATCTGGAAGCCAAGAAGGAAGTAAGAAGGCGCTTCAGTCTGTAGAGCTGAAACATGAAGTCGAACGTCTCAAATACCAAAAATCTAAAAGtagagctgcaacaaaagaGTATTTATTGATCTTCTTCTaatgaatataaataataagaaaagCTCAGGGTGACGGTCCAAAAGCcagagataaacacacagacacacacacacactgctgaagcATGCGCCTCCATCAGTTTCATGTTTCGTTGAGTGAAGATTTCAGCTGAGTGacgtgaagctgcagctgaagctcttacatgaacatgttttctctgctggctttcatcagcagactgaggagaaaaaaacaaaaatatttttaagtAACTGCATCACGAACAGATTTCATGAGTCACAGGGTTATGAAACCCACACAGGCCTCTGTGTGCTGAGCACAAGCTCACATTAGTGCATTTGCACAGAAACGTGTCGGGAAAAcgatggagagacagaaacgAGAAGGCGACGCTCAGAAGTCGAGGCGATCCAGACGAGGACGTCAAACCGGGTTCAGCTTGATTCTTCTGACAGAgtcaaagagaagaaagagtgGAGTCAGGCGAGGCTTCTTCATCCCAGGTTTACCTCTGCACACGGTCTCCGTCGGGGACGGAGCTCATTAAGATGcatgaaagcaaaatgaatcatgtctcctcctctgcctgttctgttctgcaaaCTGAATTATTTTTGAATCTTCTAACGCAGAATAACAGAAGCAGAACGCGCTCGTATCCAAGATGTCAGATCATCCTGCGCTGATCCTCCAGAGGAGAGCTCAGGACTCAGAGGGTGATCCAGGTCCTAAATATATTTATGTCATAGTTctggaaatatctgcttattgagAGTCTGAtgtgctccagaaacacctgtttggatcattccacaggtaaacaggctgattggaaacaggtgagaggatcatggttgggtatgaaaggggcgaCAGCGAGGATggaggttcaccgctttgtgaacacatgattgagCCAGCAGCCCTTTTAATAGAAGACAAACCACACAAACGCCTGGACGGCGGTCTCGAGGTCGGACCTGATCCACACGTGGCTCTCAGCCGTCTGTGTGTTAACAGGCTCCGTTTGTTTATTCATGAAGAGGCTTCGTCCGCTCTCCTGCCCTTCGCTCTGATGATGTCAGCGGTGGAAATGGCTGCacatctgtgtcagtgtgtctgggTCTTATCGACTGATCCACAAACCGCTTGTTAAACCGCACGTCTTTGTGTTCCCGCGTCATTGGATGCTAGCACAGCCGATCTGTGCAGCGAAGAAGGTCAGAAGAAACCTTTAGGTACCTGCAGGCGCTCCGTATTCAGGTGATCCGCTGCAGCTCAATGTGGCTTTTCGCTTTATTTCAGGCTGACAGACGGACTGTGCAGAGGACGAGAGCTCAGGACGTTCCGTCTCTGAGGACGCTGGAGTCTGACTGAGCCGCCGTTTTGATTCCTCATTATTTAGTCACACAGCGTCTCTTGTGCTTTGCTTAATTATCCGTCCATCAGTGTCTTTTGTCTCAGCGTAACTTCTGAATCTCCTCGTTTCTCTCTGATAATTATATATTTCAGGCAGTTAAGCTTGGTTAAACGATCCGTTAATGCTCAGTTAATCAGTGATGATCCACTCAGGTCATGCACACATGACCCAAACGCTGACTCTTCATCACATCGCTGACTCTTCATCACATCTCACAGTTCAAGATTGTCTCACTTCAGTTCAACACTTCTGCTTAACGGACAGTTTGACGACGCTCCGCTAACTTTTCagcatttattcacattttttagAGGAAAACATCCGATATGTCatattgatgatgatggtgtgtgtgtgtgtgtgtgtgtgtgtgtgtgtgtgtgtgtgtgtgtgtgtgtgtgtgtgtctctctcaggaCATTAACAATGGAATGTTCTATTTATAATTGAAGAGGGTTTCTGTAGTAGCAGAACCTGCTGTTataacactgacacacacacacacacacacacacacacacacacacacactggcgtATATGAGCACATTCAAAGGGAGCAGGCGGGGCGACTGATTGGCTCTCATTCTGTTGCTATGGGAGTTGAAGCTGTTCTTCCATTGGTCAGGCTTTGGACCAGGGCCGGCTGCTGGCTGCCTGTCAGCATCCCTGCGTCGTCATGgcaacagacaggaagcagggagggaggaggagagccgtgttttgttgttgctccTCATTCggacagcagaagaagaagtcctctgtttgttttctgtctgtgctttttttccacagaggaTGATCCTGCTGCAAACATGCCGTTCAAAACGGCTTAatgcttacacacacgcacacacacacgcacacacacacacacacacacacacacacacacacacacacacacacacacgcagggtcACTCTGCAGCAACCTGCTAATCCTCCACCAAAAGATGATTATTAATATGACATGTTCGGATGAAAATGCAGACAgaacgcgtgtgtgtgtgttcagtgagtgtgtgtgtctgtgtgtttgagtattGTGAGTGTGTACGAGTTTGTTCTGAAGacatttctgtggttttattgcACTATTAATCAGCCTCCTCCGACTGACTGCTGCTATTATGGCTCTATTcaaatgctaacacacacacacacacacacacacacacacacacacacacactcacacacacacactcacagcagcaaacacaaacagtcattGGGCCTCAGTGAGGATGAAATTGTTCATTTCTCCCACTTTTGTCTGTGTAGCTCTAAACAATTAATATCTTTGCTGCAGATGCACATTTTATGCCAGGTGTGGCGATGCAGTGCAGTCTGACTTCCTGCTCCACACACGAGCTCACAGTCCTCACAAAGAGGAGCTCACGATGAAGAAGAAGACCAGGAGGTCCAGGATTTTCATGGGCGGCTCCCTTATGCACGGACATAGATGGGATGTCGTCTGTGGTCGTGGACTGTCGGATGCATCCTGCTCACCTCTCAAAGCCAGCTGGTGTGATGCCAACATGTCCACAGTGTGTTACTCAGCGTGGAAATGTCAGCGTCAGCAGTGCTGCGTTCCTCCTTCCAGCGCTCCTTCCACATGGCCTCACACGTCAGATGCTCTTTAGGAGTCGCGTCTTCCTGAAAGCCCTTTTTAGATCCAGTTGCAGCATCTCTTTATGGTTCATCATTTGAGTATTTTGGGGTACAAAGGCTCGTGTGGAGCCCCCATGCTGTCTGCTGTGGATGAAGTTCACACTCAAGAAGTCATCATTCAGCCTCAGTGAGCGTCACTCCTGTCATCACTgcatcacagagcagcacaggctTGATAGAATAAGGGTTTAGCACTTGGCTCAACACtttgtctgttttccttctATATCGCCAAACATGCCAGACAAGTTTCAACCTCCATAcgtgacacaaacacattattatCCACCCCTTCGCGACGCAGCCCTCAGGGAGGTAATTAagtggaagcagagggaggaaagtcAGTCTCAGAGGTGACGGAGAGGAGGACTGGAATCTGAGTCAggtgagcagcagaaacagaagtaTGGAAGGAGGAGGTCGGGTCGGGTGAGGGAGGAGTGGGATGTGCGAGGAAAGCAGACGAGGAGGGATGGGGGAGCTCGAGAAGTTCGCCAGACAGAAGTTGCATAAGCGCCTCTGACCCAGAAACCTCCCACAGTCGGACTGAAGTCACCCCGAGATGGAGAGAACCAAAACAGCCAGAGGGGGAGGACGGAGGAGGCGTGGGAAGGAgactgctgtctgtcctcagttTCAGTTCACTTCAGAAACATGATGCATGCGTCTGCTCAGTCCAGTGTTTGATTCAGGCTCTCTGTTCTCCTGAACGCTGTGGGATGTTGAATATTTGTTTTGAATTTCGGGTGTTTGAATCAAACATGGCGTCACACTCGTGTTTTCTGAGCCATTCTGTGTATTGAAGAATAGTCCTGACTGGATATCAGACCTGTCCATCAGTAGCTCACGTCGCTGTTTGGTAGGAGGACgtcacagtgtgtgtccatgcatcAGTGTCTTCCTGCTCTGTATAATATAATGCAGGGGAGTGAAGCGTAAAGCCCTTTGTTCTTAGTTTGAAGTGTGTACTGAGCGGAACAGAATGGTGGGAGGTTCAGAGGGATGCgagggaggacagggaggaagcagaaagaggtCTGAACGACGAAGGCAGGAGGAAGCGAAAGACGAGGTGAGATTGATCAGGGATGTCAGGAGTCGCCGCGCCGCTGCAGGTCTCTGACAGGTGTGCACAGACAGAcgctggacaaacacacgacaaCAAACAAGGACCAGCTGGAAGAGGGACAAAGTCCAGAGAAATGCATTTACTAAGTGCTGTTAACAGAGGACATCACTGGAATACAGATGAGGACAGGGAAGGACAGCGAGAGAGCAGAGGCAACGTGGGAACTATAGATAGACTGAATTAACCAATCAATGAGAAACTGCATGTTGACGTGGACACAAAAATACGATAAagacactgaaatgctgcagggAAGGACACAAAGTGAGTGCTGCACAGAACTGTGGGTGCATAGCTGCGTGGACGGCGAGACAGACTAATCACAGATAATGTCTGCTCATTTCAAAGGGCAAGTAAGGAAAAGGCTGCAGGGAAGGAAACAGAAGGAAGAAGGTTGAAAACTCAAATGTACTCAAGACTGAATGAGAATAAGGGCTATGATCTGAATGTAATATGAACTCTACCTGATCATACAGGTAAGCTTCAGGGTTCTAAGGACATTTATCTTGTATTTTAGATGAGACGAACCTCATGTAGGGACTGGATGACAGATTGATTGATGCAGGATGGAATCACTGAGAGTGAAATTGCGTTCAGTTGGTGCTCGAGTGGCCTGAAGGTCGGCAGTTCCCTTTAAATGGCTCCTGATCAAAAGCAGAGAGGGTTTGATCGGCCTCGTCCACCCAGCTCGAACACCCGCTGTCGTCTGAGCTATTATTATCTGCTGTTTCCCGTCGAGGGATGCCAAACTCTGCGTGTGTGAACGCACAACAAAATCTGTTTTACACTGCTGCACATTTGAAGCCTCTTTATTAACAGTGTAACGGAGGCTTCGCTCGCCGGCTGTGTCGCTGAGCCTTTGGATCCTGCTGGTGGTTTTTCACGGTTTCAATTTGAGCACGCAGATCTGACAAAACCTGCCAGGAACGCTTAacgttatttttttttaaagcgagAGATTGAGATTGATGATCAATCAGAGTGATGAGAAGCATCGGACCTTATGGAAACTACATGGTGGTGCATTCAAGGACTCTTGGATTGGAGACAGGTCTGGCTCACCGCAGTGACATCATTGCAAATTCAACTGGTCAAGTCAGAAGGATCATGGGAATCTGAGTGTTTCATGCATTATGTAAAGGTGCCTTGAACGCACCAGTCgtatttcagttttaatgaCGTTATTTGCTCCAGTTGATGAATGTACAGTGAACGCAACACGTGCTTGTGCTGCAGAAAGTGTTTTGATGAAGGTGATTCTAACCCCAtcgtcctctctgctgtcctccaccCACAGGTAAAGCCATGCGGCTGGGTGGTGCTCCCTAGCCTCCCCTGTCCCTCGCCTCCCACCTGATCGCCTCACCTGTccacctcctctgtccttctctgtcctcccgTTCACCATGGCGACCACCCTGGAGACGCTGGCCCAGCCGGACCAGGAGCTGAGCCCCGAGCGACTGGATGGCTGCGAGGAGGTTGGCGGGCGCTACAAGGTGGTTCCCTCGGTCGTCTGCTCCATGTGCTGTCTCTTCGGCATCATTTACTGCTTCTTTGGTGAGTTGAAAGTTGAGTGCTGCTCTGCGTTACTCGTGAAGTTACAGCTCCGTTAATGACGTCGTGTTTCCTCCTCTAACTTCAGGCTATCGCTGCTTCAAAGCGGTGATGTTCCTGACGGGCCTGATGTTTGGCTCCATCGTCATCTTCATGCTCTGCTACAAGGAGCGCGTTCTGGACACCCAGCTGAGCGTGGAGGCCTCGGTGGGGATCGGCCTCGGCATCGGCACGCTCTGCGGCCTGGTCACCATGCTGGTTCGCAGCGTGGGCCTCTTTATGGTGGGCCTGCTGCTGGGCTTGCTGGTGGCCGTGGCCACCCTGGTGGGCATGGAGGAGCTTTCCGACAGTCCGCCGCGCTCCGTCTGGGTGCCCTTGGGCGTGCTGCTTGGCCTGGGCATGCTGTTCGCCGTGCTCACCCTCCAGTGGCAGCGCCTGTTTACCACACTGTCCACGGCGGTGTTCGGCGCAGCCGTCATCACCGTGGCGTTGGACTACTTCGTGGAGCTCTTCGCCCTCGTGCTGTACGTGTACGAGCGAATGAAAGCAGCGCCTGGGAAGCCCGTGTGCTGGCTGACGTGGGTGGTGCTCGGGGTGTGGCCTGCCCTCACCCTGCTGGGTGTCATGGTCCAGTGGAAAGTGACTGCTGAGGGATACTCCCACACCAAGGGTGAGGAAAACTGGCTGTGGTGTTTTTCTGAGCTGCATGTCTCTGACTTAAACTAACGATGAACTAATGACCTTAATCTTTTTAAAGCAAATAGCCGACTAGAGGAGGATGTGACAGTTCGAAAGTCTTTCTCGCTGCAACAACGACATTTCCAAATATACTAAAACTCTGTCTTTAGCTTCGAAGCTACATTAGCTTCGCCTCATCCGCCTCCTTCTGTCCTCCGCAGTAATCATCAGCcggcagcagaggaggatgcAGGTGATGCGGATTCGTCAGCGGGACGACCGCTAccgcaagaagaagaagaagcacggctcctcctcccaccaccaccaggtCAAGCAGCTTCACGCCGAGCCCGCCTACCGCCGCAAACCCAACCCTATCCGCCGCTACGACACGGACGTGCTCTCGCCGGTGAGGAGCCACCTGATCCTCTGTTGTCTGCTcttgtatttgctgttttgtcacctgctgtgttttctgttggtttCCAGCAGTGTTTGAATTGTTGTGCAGCTTCTTGATTTTGATGGAAGcagatttttctctttaattcgTGTTGTATTTTGAATCTTTCTGAAATGCCTTTCTTTTATCTCACAAccagcttctctctctgtcccatcCAGAGCTACATCCAGAGTTTCCGAGACCGGCAGGTGCAGGCGCAGCCGTTCCCGAGCCGGCTGGTCAGCGGACCCCACGCCGTGGTGGATGTGGGCTACGACTGCGGCTCCACGACGCCCCTCACTGGAGCTGCAGGACCTTCACTGCGGGTCTGACTGCCCTCCCACCCCCCAGAGGCCTGAACACAACCCTTCACCGGGGAGATACGTGACTCTCCAATCACTACCCACCTGGGTGTAATCACACCTGTGCTAGAACAAACCACCACTGGGTTCAAATGCAGAGATTCTTGGTTCAGACATTATCTGGGTTTAGCCACACCCCTGAGAGGATGAAATTATATATAGGGGGGGgtttacccacaatgcaaaaTATGTTTAACcctttacttaaagtaaattaGGGGTCATAGAGCTCCGCTGTCCTCGTGGCTGCCTGCTGGAGCGTCAGTGTGGTGCAGAGGTTTGGATGACCTCTTTTCACTGTCACCGTAGATTCGACTGCACAAACGCATGCATGCACTTACACGAACACAAACCGCAGCTGCAATGTTAAGGGTCGACGTGGAAACCTGAGACAAGCTGCTGTCCCCGGCCCGGGCCTGTGAGTCACCGTCTCAAGTCAAACCCATCAGGGAACGCAGTTTCAGTGCAAACCCGCCTCAGGTTCAAACACAGGCATTGTATGAAAATCAAAATCGGACTTGGGCCACGTTCAGCCTGatggtttctgctgctgccgctcTTCAGccgatgctgcagcagcaagtTCCTCAGCCTGCAGGCGTCTTCGCAGTCCAACACCGTTCATCTATGAAGGGAAGTAAAGGCCCTTAAATGCAAACCGGGATCTTTTGCTTTCTGTGCCATCTGGACTAAACCATCGTCCTTCAAACGAGGAGAGACTTTTTTCACGTTATTTTTAAAGGGATGAAACCCTTCATCACCCTTGGTGCTGGACAATACACCTCTTCAAGAGATGGCCGGGAAATCTGTTTTTAACGGGTGCCTTGCCCCTCCGTGAACTGTACCATCCAGCAACGGGAGGGGGGTTACTGGCAGATCTCCTGTGGACAgcttgtttttgtatttaatgtGATCACAGAGGGATTTTATCCAGGGGGTAGCCATGGAGCTACACGAAGCAGGGTAAAAAAAGGATTGGAGTTAGCTTGTTGTCTTCACAGTTGCCTGGATATGTGGGGAGGGTTTGATTTTAGCTGACAGCCATATTTACACTGGCACCTCATCTGAGACTTCACGAGTCACCACAGTTTCTGATGAATTGTCGAGCTGAGTTTCATCCCTGCAGAGCAGAGCGTTCGCCCTCTCAGAGCGAAGCAGTGATATTTTAATTCCATACGAGTAGCTGACAGATACGTTTCTCTCCACCATCTGCCATTGTTCAACATTTTCAGCGCCAGTAGACCGTGATTCATTTTCTCAGGTTCAGATGAGTTCTGGGATACATTTAGCTTTTTCTGCCTTCAGTGGGCAGAACTGCACCAGACTTCCAGCCAAAATCTGAGCAGCCAAACGCATTTTCTCTGGGCTGGTCGGACTAGCGTCAACTACAATCTCATAATTAGCAGGCTAATTGAGAATGTGAGCCTGGGAAAGCAGCGCTTTGCTGAGATGCCAGTGTGAATGCAGCTCAGAGGATGACAGACGTGGACCAGTGGCCATACCAGCCTGTACTTAACAGCTCCTTCCATCATGTGCTTTGATTTTCTTAATTTGGGACAGCAGAACGTTTTTGTCACCAGTGAAAATGTGAATATCGTCTTTAgcttttttaaaggaaaagcagaTGTAGGGAACGACTTTATTCATCTGTGGGAAACGGAAATGCATGATGTCACCCTCCGCCCTGTCCCCGATCCGCCCTGCGTGGCCTCCTCTCCAGCCCCGCCCTCCACCCTTCACATGCATCGATGTGAAATTTGTACATAAAACGCAGCACTTACTAactttgtttccttctttttatcgtttcagctttctttttcatttcttagGACTCTAATTTAATTGTTCTTTTCCAGTGGGATGTATTTAtttgctgatttatttatttctccaGCCGTTCTGTAAAGGAGAGTGCAGTCTCATCACTGTAGGCCAGTAActccatgcttttttttttcaagaattGA
This genomic window contains:
- the tmem198ab gene encoding transmembrane protein 198; the protein is MATTLETLAQPDQELSPERLDGCEEVGGRYKVVPSVVCSMCCLFGIIYCFFGYRCFKAVMFLTGLMFGSIVIFMLCYKERVLDTQLSVEASVGIGLGIGTLCGLVTMLVRSVGLFMVGLLLGLLVAVATLVGMEELSDSPPRSVWVPLGVLLGLGMLFAVLTLQWQRLFTTLSTAVFGAAVITVALDYFVELFALVLYVYERMKAAPGKPVCWLTWVVLGVWPALTLLGVMVQWKVTAEGYSHTKVIISRQQRRMQVMRIRQRDDRYRKKKKKHGSSSHHHQVKQLHAEPAYRRKPNPIRRYDTDVLSPSYIQSFRDRQVQAQPFPSRLVSGPHAVVDVGYDCGSTTPLTGAAGPSLRV